One Mailhella massiliensis DNA segment encodes these proteins:
- the folP gene encoding dihydropteroate synthase — MTPVWMLRHGAFSPVSDEKQGGTPSRFTLWGVVNVTPDSFSDGGRYVEKGAALAHAEKLAGEGARVLDLGGASSRPGAEDVPAEEELARVLPLVTAVCDGRREEHGAFSERLVSVDTWRALVAKEALEAGADIINDISACAWEPELMDVVAAYRPGYVLMHCLPGTTPGTMQKAPRYDDVADEVIAFFEERMASLVRAGLPEEHIMLDPGIGFGKSAEHNATLLRSMERLSALGRPLLLGVSRKSLFGDLLGLDVAHRGEATNVCTALLAARGVLHHRVHDVCSARQALTLAERFTPWKD, encoded by the coding sequence ATGACGCCGGTCTGGATGCTTCGCCATGGGGCATTCAGCCCTGTTTCCGATGAAAAACAGGGCGGCACGCCTTCACGCTTCACCTTGTGGGGCGTGGTGAACGTGACGCCCGATTCCTTTTCCGACGGGGGGCGCTATGTGGAAAAGGGCGCGGCGCTCGCCCATGCGGAAAAGCTTGCCGGAGAAGGGGCGCGCGTGCTCGATCTCGGCGGAGCCTCCTCCCGCCCGGGCGCGGAGGACGTGCCCGCCGAAGAGGAGCTTGCCCGCGTGCTGCCCCTCGTTACGGCCGTATGCGACGGCCGCAGGGAGGAACACGGAGCCTTCAGCGAAAGGCTTGTCTCGGTGGACACCTGGCGCGCCCTTGTGGCGAAGGAGGCGCTGGAAGCCGGGGCGGACATCATCAACGATATTTCCGCATGTGCGTGGGAACCGGAACTCATGGACGTGGTGGCCGCCTACCGGCCGGGCTATGTGCTCATGCACTGCCTGCCCGGCACGACGCCCGGCACCATGCAGAAGGCCCCGCGCTACGACGACGTGGCGGACGAGGTGATCGCCTTTTTTGAAGAAAGGATGGCATCTCTCGTCAGGGCCGGGCTGCCGGAAGAGCACATCATGCTCGACCCGGGCATAGGCTTCGGCAAGAGCGCGGAGCACAACGCCACCCTGCTCCGCAGCATGGAAAGGCTTTCGGCCCTGGGCAGGCCCCTGCTGCTCGGCGTTTCCCGCAAGAGCCTTTTCGGCGATCTTCTGGGGCTCGACGTTGCGCATCGTGGCGAAGCCACGAACGTATGCACCGCCCTTCTGGCCGCACGCGGCGTGCTGCATCACCGCGTGCACGACGTTTGTTCCGCACGGCAGGCGCTCACGCTTGCCGAACGATTCACCCCCTGGAAGGACTGA
- the ftsH gene encoding ATP-dependent zinc metalloprotease FtsH codes for MEAALNQFSRNILLWSIIAVAMISLFSMFNETGSGPQHSVAYSTFLSQVENGEVGQVVIEDRNITVNTNDGRTYATYAPNDPNLIQNLKDKNVVIDVKKPEETPLAMSVFISWFPMLLLIGVWIFFARQMQGGGGKAMSFGRSRARMQDQNQVGKVTFADVAGVDEAKEELAEVVEFLSNPRKFTRLGGRIPKGVLLVGPPGTGKTLLARAVAGEAGVPFFSISGSDFVEMFVGVGASRVRDLFAQGKKNAPCLIFIDEIDAVGRQRGAGLGGGHDEREQTLNQMLVEMDGFESNEGVILIAATNRPDVLDPALLRPGRFDRQVVVSTPDLRGRERILEVHTRRTPLARDVNLTVLAKGTPGFSGADLENLVNEAALQAAKLNKNRLNMSDFEYAKDKVLMGKERRSLILSDEEKKITAYHEGGHALTAKLLPGADPVHKVSIIPRGRAMGVTMQLPDEDRHGYSREFLRNNLVVLLGGRVAEEIIFGDITTGAGNDIDRASKMARKMVCEWGMSEKIGPQTVGNHEEEVFLGREWGHSRAVSDDMARLVDSEVKALIDEARERCRTLLTEHIDMLHAIARALLERETISGEDIDILMRGESLPPFQMDGQNAGEFRLEDADDSAAESGAESAEKAEGPHDAPAAQDAPVDKGDAPGDEPRSEK; via the coding sequence ATGGAGGCAGCTTTGAACCAGTTTTCCCGCAATATTCTGCTGTGGAGCATCATTGCCGTTGCCATGATCTCCCTCTTCAGCATGTTCAACGAAACAGGGAGCGGTCCCCAGCATTCCGTTGCCTACAGCACCTTCCTTTCGCAGGTGGAAAACGGCGAAGTGGGGCAGGTGGTCATTGAAGACCGCAACATCACCGTGAACACCAACGACGGCCGCACCTACGCCACCTACGCGCCCAACGATCCGAATCTCATCCAGAACCTCAAGGACAAGAACGTCGTCATCGACGTGAAGAAGCCCGAGGAAACGCCGCTCGCCATGTCGGTGTTCATTTCCTGGTTCCCCATGCTGCTGCTCATCGGCGTGTGGATCTTCTTTGCCCGGCAGATGCAGGGCGGCGGAGGCAAGGCCATGTCGTTCGGCCGTTCCCGCGCGCGTATGCAGGACCAGAACCAGGTGGGCAAGGTGACCTTTGCCGACGTGGCCGGCGTGGATGAAGCCAAGGAAGAACTGGCCGAAGTGGTGGAATTTCTTTCCAACCCGCGCAAGTTCACGCGGCTCGGCGGCCGCATTCCCAAGGGCGTGCTGCTCGTAGGCCCTCCCGGAACCGGCAAGACGCTGCTGGCGCGCGCCGTGGCCGGCGAGGCCGGGGTGCCCTTCTTCTCCATTTCCGGTTCCGACTTCGTGGAAATGTTCGTGGGCGTGGGCGCTTCCCGCGTGCGCGACCTTTTCGCCCAGGGCAAGAAGAACGCGCCCTGCCTCATCTTCATCGACGAAATCGACGCCGTGGGCCGTCAGCGCGGAGCCGGCCTCGGCGGCGGACACGACGAACGCGAACAGACCCTGAACCAGATGCTCGTGGAAATGGACGGCTTCGAATCCAACGAAGGCGTCATCCTCATCGCGGCCACCAACAGGCCCGACGTGCTCGACCCCGCGCTTCTGCGCCCCGGCCGTTTCGACAGGCAGGTGGTGGTTTCCACTCCCGACCTGCGCGGCCGCGAACGCATCCTTGAAGTACATACCCGCCGCACGCCCCTTGCCAGGGACGTGAACCTCACCGTGCTTGCCAAGGGCACGCCCGGCTTCTCCGGCGCGGACCTTGAGAACCTCGTCAACGAAGCGGCCCTTCAGGCGGCCAAGCTCAACAAGAACCGCCTGAACATGTCCGACTTCGAATACGCCAAGGACAAGGTGCTCATGGGCAAGGAACGCCGCAGCCTCATCCTGAGCGACGAGGAAAAGAAGATCACCGCCTACCATGAAGGCGGCCACGCCCTCACGGCCAAGCTTCTGCCCGGGGCCGACCCGGTGCACAAGGTGTCCATCATTCCCCGCGGCCGCGCCATGGGCGTGACCATGCAGCTGCCCGACGAAGACAGGCACGGCTACTCGCGCGAATTTCTGCGCAACAACCTCGTGGTGCTTCTCGGCGGCCGCGTGGCCGAGGAAATCATCTTCGGCGACATCACCACCGGCGCGGGCAACGACATCGACCGCGCCTCCAAGATGGCCCGCAAGATGGTGTGCGAATGGGGCATGAGCGAAAAGATCGGCCCGCAGACCGTGGGCAACCATGAAGAGGAAGTGTTCCTCGGCCGCGAATGGGGCCACAGCCGCGCCGTGAGCGACGACATGGCCCGCCTGGTGGACAGCGAGGTCAAGGCTCTCATCGACGAGGCCCGCGAACGCTGCCGCACCCTGCTCACCGAGCACATCGACATGCTGCACGCCATCGCCCGCGCCCTGCTGGAAAGGGAAACCATTTCCGGCGAGGACATCGACATCCTCATGCGGGGCGAAAGCCTGCCTCCCTTTCAGATGGACGGGCAGAACGCCGGAGAATTCCGTCTTGAAGACGCGGACGATTCCGCCGCGGAATCCGGCGCGGAAAGCGCCGAGAAGGCCGAGGGGCCGCACGACGCCCCCGCCGCGCAAGATGCGCCCGTAGACAAGGGCGACGCCCCCGGCGACGAGCCCCGGAGTGAAAAGTAA
- a CDS encoding amidohydrolase family protein produces the protein MFVDFHTHVFHPRIAEKAKMKLAEHYKLFCRCKGTPEDLLLRAGRAGVDHCVALCAATSAVQVRPCNAYAGFLQNNYPRITAFGSIHPDCEDWKRELDQLRAFGVRGIKLHPDFQHFRLDDRRLFPIFEEAQKDFIFLIHIGDSLPPALNPSCPWKMAAILDAFPHLNVVAAHLGGFRQWKYALEALAGRDVWMDTSSCMKEISDDVLKAILKKHPRERLLFGTDYPIMDPQDELDALQRRTRFTDAEIDEILSNGTHLLFG, from the coding sequence ATGTTCGTCGATTTTCATACCCATGTGTTCCACCCCCGCATCGCCGAAAAGGCGAAAATGAAGCTGGCGGAACATTACAAGCTGTTCTGCCGCTGCAAGGGCACGCCGGAAGATCTGCTCCTTCGCGCGGGCAGGGCGGGCGTCGATCACTGCGTGGCGCTGTGCGCGGCCACGAGCGCCGTGCAGGTGCGGCCCTGCAACGCCTATGCGGGCTTTCTTCAGAACAACTACCCCCGCATCACGGCCTTCGGTTCCATTCATCCCGACTGCGAGGACTGGAAAAGGGAACTTGATCAACTGCGTGCCTTCGGCGTGCGCGGCATCAAGCTGCACCCGGATTTTCAGCATTTCAGGCTGGACGACAGGCGTCTTTTCCCCATTTTCGAGGAGGCGCAGAAGGATTTCATCTTTCTCATCCACATAGGCGATTCCCTGCCCCCGGCGCTGAACCCCTCCTGCCCCTGGAAAATGGCCGCCATTCTGGACGCCTTCCCCCATCTCAACGTGGTGGCCGCCCATCTGGGGGGCTTCCGCCAGTGGAAATATGCGCTGGAGGCCCTTGCCGGGCGCGATGTGTGGATGGATACCTCTTCCTGCATGAAGGAAATTTCCGACGACGTGCTGAAGGCCATTTTGAAGAAGCACCCGCGCGAGCGCCTTCTCTTCGGTACCGATTACCCCATCATGGACCCGCAGGATGAACTGGACGCCCTGCAGCGCAGAACGCGCTTTACCGACGCGGAAATCGACGAAATCCTCAGCAACGGCACGCACCTTCTGTTCGGCTAG
- a CDS encoding PqiC family protein encodes MKALLLTLALATALTGCSFPAQLRSSPSVRYYVLSSPLPQSSASEAASIGVLPVTLPGYLTRQQIVLRDTDGVSITINEYDRWAESLSQGISRVLCDTLAMKGVPALPLRTGAKVTDKLMLDVRRLDGPLGGNVVFDVVWRLQRDGAVLRSGHMVKSRPAGDDLESLVNAQSQLVQDLAAEIAARLR; translated from the coding sequence ATGAAAGCCCTTCTTCTCACCCTTGCGCTCGCCACGGCTCTGACCGGATGCTCCTTCCCCGCGCAGCTTCGTTCCTCCCCCTCGGTGCGCTACTATGTGCTCTCCTCGCCCCTGCCTCAGAGTTCCGCCTCCGAAGCGGCCAGCATAGGCGTGCTGCCCGTCACCCTGCCGGGATACCTCACCCGTCAGCAGATCGTGCTGCGCGATACCGACGGGGTCAGCATCACCATCAATGAATACGACCGCTGGGCCGAAAGCCTGAGCCAGGGCATTTCCCGCGTGCTGTGCGACACGCTGGCCATGAAGGGCGTGCCCGCCCTGCCTCTGCGTACCGGCGCCAAGGTGACGGACAAGCTCATGCTCGATGTGCGCCGCCTGGACGGCCCCCTCGGCGGCAACGTGGTCTTCGACGTGGTGTGGAGACTCCAGCGCGACGGCGCGGTGCTCAGATCCGGCCACATGGTGAAGAGCCGCCCCGCGGGCGACGACCTCGAAAGCCTGGTGAACGCCCAGTCGCAGCTCGTGCAGGACCTTGCGGCCGAAATCGCCGCGCGCCTGCGCTGA
- a CDS encoding MlaD family protein: MTERGTKTFIGFFVLGALALFIAFILLLGSGRLGDRNPTFVLYFETSLKGLTQGSPVYFKGIRIGKVASIQIRPELGTAKFYTPVIIEIERDKATALLEDGSERDVFEENGLLTRLIEAGLRGKLGISSILTGQLCVELDILRNADPVDMTKLTPYKGSPQIPTQLSSLDAALSTLENIPIQEILYDVIGSIRSMSEQLGRIDVSGLAVSLRETSDAIREEVRGFGSVRRNATAAVDAYAALASSLQKDIHATLGSVNATLRSIGNLADSSESVVVEAQGAMRGLRRTADTANSLFSEDSAPVLEFSQTMLSLRKAAQALSELATLLEIKPNALIFGRNN, encoded by the coding sequence ATGACGGAACGCGGTACCAAAACCTTCATCGGGTTCTTCGTTCTCGGCGCGCTCGCGCTCTTCATCGCCTTCATTCTCCTGCTCGGTTCCGGCAGGCTGGGCGACAGGAACCCCACCTTCGTGCTTTACTTCGAAACCTCCCTGAAGGGCCTTACCCAGGGTTCGCCCGTTTACTTCAAGGGCATACGCATAGGCAAGGTCGCCTCCATACAGATACGGCCCGAACTAGGCACCGCGAAGTTCTATACGCCCGTCATCATCGAAATAGAAAGGGACAAGGCCACCGCCCTGCTGGAAGACGGCAGCGAAAGAGACGTGTTCGAGGAAAACGGACTTCTGACCAGGCTCATCGAGGCGGGGCTGCGCGGCAAGCTCGGCATTTCCAGCATTCTCACCGGCCAGCTCTGCGTGGAGCTCGACATTCTGCGCAACGCCGACCCGGTGGACATGACGAAACTCACGCCCTACAAGGGTTCCCCGCAGATTCCCACGCAGCTTTCCTCCCTCGACGCGGCTCTTTCCACGCTGGAGAACATTCCCATTCAGGAAATACTCTACGACGTCATCGGCAGCATCAGGAGCATGAGCGAACAGCTCGGCAGAATCGACGTTTCCGGCCTTGCCGTGAGCCTGCGGGAAACGAGCGACGCCATACGCGAGGAAGTGCGCGGCTTCGGTTCCGTGCGGCGGAACGCCACCGCCGCCGTCGACGCCTACGCCGCCCTCGCCTCTTCCCTGCAGAAGGATATCCATGCCACGCTCGGCAGCGTGAACGCCACGCTGCGCAGCATAGGCAATCTCGCCGATTCCTCCGAAAGCGTCGTCGTGGAAGCGCAGGGCGCCATGAGGGGCCTGCGCCGTACGGCCGATACCGCAAACAGCCTCTTCAGCGAGGATTCCGCGCCCGTGCTGGAATTCAGCCAGACCATGCTTTCCCTGCGCAAGGCGGCCCAGGCCCTTTCCGAACTGGCCACCCTGCTGGAAATCAAGCCCAATGCCCTCATCTTCGGGAGGAACAACTGA
- a CDS encoding ABC transporter ATP-binding protein, with the protein MTDAIAENAAVTARNVTVAYGARVVQRNLSFTIRRGDIFIIMGGSGCGKSSLLRVLMGLTPPAEGSVYYGREDFWGADTKEREAIMRRTGVMFQSGALWTSRTLAENVALPLEYYTRLSPREIRDIASFKLSLVGLAGFEDFYPSEISGGMKKRAGLARALALDPEVVYFDEPSAGLDPVSAARLDELILQLRDTLGMTVVVVTHELASIFAIANNSVFLDAKTKTMIAGGDPHELLRSGPDDVVEFLTRGKGRDRGGIK; encoded by the coding sequence ATGACAGACGCCATTGCCGAAAACGCCGCCGTCACGGCGCGGAACGTCACCGTGGCCTACGGGGCCCGCGTGGTGCAGCGCAACCTTTCCTTCACCATTCGCAGGGGCGACATCTTCATCATCATGGGCGGTTCGGGCTGCGGCAAAAGCTCTCTTCTGCGCGTGCTCATGGGCCTCACGCCCCCGGCGGAAGGCTCGGTGTACTACGGCAGGGAAGACTTCTGGGGCGCGGATACGAAGGAGCGCGAAGCCATCATGCGCCGCACGGGCGTCATGTTCCAGAGCGGCGCGCTCTGGACGTCGCGCACGCTGGCCGAAAACGTGGCCCTTCCGCTGGAATACTATACGCGCCTCTCCCCCCGGGAAATACGCGACATCGCCTCCTTCAAGCTTTCCCTCGTGGGGCTTGCGGGCTTCGAGGACTTCTATCCCTCGGAAATAAGCGGCGGCATGAAGAAACGCGCCGGACTCGCCCGCGCGCTGGCCCTCGACCCCGAGGTGGTGTATTTCGACGAACCTTCCGCAGGGCTCGACCCCGTAAGCGCGGCAAGGCTCGACGAGCTCATCCTGCAGCTCAGGGACACCCTGGGCATGACCGTGGTGGTGGTCACCCATGAACTCGCCAGCATCTTCGCCATAGCCAACAACTCCGTCTTCCTGGACGCGAAGACGAAAACCATGATCGCCGGAGGCGACCCGCACGAGCTGCTCAGAAGCGGCCCCGACGACGTGGTGGAATTTCTGACGCGCGGCAAGGGCCGCGACCGTGGAGGAATCAAATGA
- a CDS encoding MlaE family ABC transporter permease yields MQPTFDIRKQPGELVVSVSGSWDRNAPGSGPSACEALTTRALAALEGDVRSVRLLAPELEGWDSPLLASFYAVAREASQRGIRVDFSALPEGMAPMLDMALAVPPRDQGVKKREPGFLETVGEKCLAWPGITVDVVNFIGEVSQSVARFFTGRASCSSRDMWNVLRECGVDALPIVTLTSLLLGLILAFVSSMQLKLFGAEIYVASLVGVSMVRVMGPVLTGIVLSGRTGASFAAVIGSMQVNEEVDALTGFGISPTDFLVLPRVLGLALMTPLLTLYADVAGMAGGFLVGVLMLGISPASYLANTLEFMRMSYVWIGLLHAFVFGFIISLCGCYQGIRCGRNASAVGRATTAAVVCSIVGIIVATSVITIIFTVLDL; encoded by the coding sequence ATGCAGCCCACGTTCGACATACGAAAACAGCCGGGCGAACTTGTCGTTTCCGTTTCCGGCTCATGGGACAGAAACGCCCCCGGTTCCGGCCCTTCGGCCTGCGAGGCGCTCACGACGCGCGCCCTTGCCGCCCTTGAAGGCGACGTGCGTTCCGTGCGTCTTCTCGCCCCGGAGCTGGAAGGATGGGACAGCCCGCTTCTCGCCTCCTTCTACGCCGTGGCGAGAGAAGCCTCGCAGCGGGGCATACGGGTGGATTTCTCCGCCCTGCCGGAAGGCATGGCCCCCATGCTGGACATGGCTCTCGCCGTGCCGCCCCGCGATCAGGGCGTGAAGAAGAGAGAACCCGGATTTCTGGAAACGGTGGGCGAAAAGTGCCTCGCCTGGCCGGGCATCACCGTGGATGTGGTGAACTTCATCGGCGAGGTGTCGCAGAGCGTGGCGCGCTTCTTCACGGGCCGCGCCTCATGCAGTTCCCGCGACATGTGGAACGTGCTGCGCGAATGCGGGGTGGACGCGCTGCCCATCGTCACCCTCACCAGCCTTCTTCTCGGACTCATTCTCGCCTTCGTCAGCTCCATGCAGCTCAAGCTCTTCGGCGCGGAAATCTATGTGGCCTCGCTGGTGGGCGTTTCCATGGTGCGCGTCATGGGGCCGGTGCTCACGGGCATCGTGCTGTCGGGCCGCACCGGCGCATCGTTTGCGGCCGTCATCGGCAGTATGCAGGTCAACGAGGAAGTGGACGCGCTGACCGGCTTCGGCATTTCCCCCACGGATTTTCTGGTGCTGCCGCGCGTTCTGGGCCTTGCCCTCATGACGCCGCTGCTCACCCTCTACGCCGACGTGGCGGGCATGGCGGGCGGCTTTCTCGTGGGTGTGCTCATGCTCGGCATCTCCCCCGCCTCCTACCTTGCCAACACGCTGGAATTCATGCGCATGAGCTATGTATGGATAGGGCTGCTGCACGCCTTCGTGTTCGGCTTCATCATTTCCCTGTGCGGCTGCTACCAGGGCATACGCTGCGGCCGCAACGCCTCGGCCGTGGGCCGGGCCACCACGGCGGCCGTGGTATGTTCCATCGTGGGCATCATCGTGGCCACCTCCGTCATCACCATCATCTTCACGGTGCTCGACCTATGA
- the trpS gene encoding tryptophan--tRNA ligase has translation MTANQRTVSGMRPTGPLHIGHYFGALKNWVAMQNDHEAFFFVADWHALTSNYADTTRLPEFVRDMVVDWLSAGLDPEKCAIYRQSDIKETAELHLLLSMITPLGWLERCPTYKEQQQQITDKDLGNYGFLGYPVLMTADIIQHRPHWVPVGQDQQPHLELAREIVRRFNTMYGTEVFPEPEAKLTPAAKCPGLDGRKMSKSYGNGIFLQDTLEELTPKIRGMYTDPARLRKSDPGNPDVCNLFPYHVLLADKATQDEVREACTHATMGCVACKKIFMQNLQNFLEPLHERRAAILARPGMVEEILAEGGKRAKASIDATMALVRAAMHMD, from the coding sequence ATGACGGCGAATCAACGCACTGTTTCAGGTATGCGGCCCACCGGGCCTCTTCATATCGGCCACTACTTCGGCGCGCTCAAGAACTGGGTCGCGATGCAGAACGACCACGAAGCCTTCTTCTTCGTGGCCGACTGGCACGCCCTGACCAGCAACTACGCCGACACCACCCGCCTGCCGGAATTCGTGCGCGACATGGTGGTGGACTGGCTCTCCGCCGGGCTGGACCCGGAAAAGTGCGCCATCTACCGCCAGTCCGACATCAAGGAAACTGCGGAACTGCACCTGCTGCTTTCCATGATCACGCCCCTCGGCTGGCTGGAACGCTGCCCCACCTACAAGGAACAGCAGCAGCAGATCACCGACAAGGACCTCGGCAACTACGGCTTTCTGGGCTACCCCGTGCTCATGACGGCGGACATCATCCAGCACCGCCCGCACTGGGTTCCCGTGGGGCAGGATCAGCAGCCGCATCTTGAACTCGCCCGCGAAATCGTGCGCCGCTTCAACACCATGTACGGCACGGAAGTGTTCCCCGAACCCGAGGCCAAGCTCACCCCGGCGGCCAAGTGCCCCGGCCTGGACGGCCGCAAGATGTCCAAGAGCTACGGCAACGGCATCTTCCTGCAGGATACTCTGGAAGAGCTGACGCCCAAGATCCGCGGCATGTACACCGACCCGGCGCGCCTGCGCAAGAGCGACCCGGGCAACCCCGACGTGTGCAACCTCTTCCCCTATCATGTGCTTCTGGCCGACAAGGCCACCCAGGACGAAGTGCGCGAAGCCTGCACCCATGCCACCATGGGCTGCGTGGCCTGCAAGAAAATCTTCATGCAGAACCTGCAGAACTTCCTCGAACCCCTGCACGAAAGGCGCGCCGCCATTCTGGCCAGGCCCGGCATGGTCGAGGAAATTCTCGCCGAAGGCGGAAAGCGGGCGAAGGCCTCCATCGACGCCACCATGGCCCTCGTGCGTGCGGCCATGCACATGGACTGA
- a CDS encoding site-2 protease family protein: MFDSSIAAKISYLAVAFVPVLLGIILHEVAHGRAALRCGDPTARMLGRLTLNPVPHIDPAGTAVFAFTALFSPFVFGWAKPVPVNPRYFRNYRRDMLFVSAAGPLTNMALAMIFAVALRLLLFAPADFLVNTSTGRFLLEMCQIGISANFTLAWINLLPIPPLDGGRILEMLLPGQISLQFQRVERYGFLLLVLLLASGVMSSILMPLIQGSWTFALWVVGI, from the coding sequence ATGTTCGATTCAAGCATCGCCGCCAAAATATCCTATCTCGCCGTGGCCTTCGTGCCCGTGCTCCTAGGCATCATTCTTCACGAAGTGGCCCACGGCCGGGCCGCCCTGCGCTGCGGAGACCCCACGGCCCGTATGCTGGGCCGCCTCACGCTCAACCCCGTGCCCCATATCGACCCGGCGGGTACGGCCGTGTTCGCCTTCACGGCGCTGTTCTCGCCCTTCGTCTTCGGCTGGGCAAAGCCCGTGCCCGTGAATCCGCGCTACTTCCGCAACTACCGAAGGGACATGCTCTTCGTTTCCGCGGCAGGGCCGCTGACCAACATGGCGCTTGCCATGATCTTTGCCGTGGCGCTGCGCCTGCTGCTCTTCGCGCCCGCGGATTTTCTCGTGAACACCTCCACGGGCAGGTTTCTGCTGGAAATGTGCCAGATAGGCATTTCCGCCAATTTCACCCTGGCCTGGATCAACCTTCTGCCCATTCCTCCGCTCGACGGGGGGCGCATTCTGGAAATGCTGCTGCCCGGGCAGATATCCCTTCAGTTCCAGCGTGTGGAACGCTACGGATTTCTTCTGCTCGTGCTGCTGCTGGCAAGCGGCGTCATGAGCTCCATACTCATGCCGCTCATTCAGGGTTCGTGGACCTTCGCGCTCTGGGTCGTCGGCATCTGA